The region AGTTGGAAATGCATCCCAGAACGTTTGGCTGGGTGGTGAAACGGCAACACTTTACGATACAGAACAGGTTACCGGTAAAGATCAACGTATTATTATTCCGGTTATACTGATTATCATTGCAGCACTGTTGCTTGTTTACCTTCGTTCGATCGTTGCCATGACCTATCTATTACTTACGGTTGTATTGTCGTATTTTTCTGCATTAGGTCTAGGATGGCTTGTGATTCATTATGGTTTCGGTGAACCAGCCATGCAAGGGCTAATTCCATTATACGCATTTGTATTTCTTGTAGCCCTTGGCGAAGATTACAATATTTTTATGGTCTCAAGCATTTGGGAAAAACGTAAGCATATGCCACTGAAAAAAGCTATTGCAGAAGGGGTGGGTCAAACCAGCAGTGTTATAAGTTCTGCAGGGCTAATTTTAGCTGGAACATTTTCTGTATTAGCAGTATTACCACTCCAGGTACTCGTCCAGTTTGGTACAGTAACTGCAATCGGTGTGTTACTCGATACTTTTATTGTCCGGCCGTTACTCGTGCCTGCCATAACAACAGTGCTCGGAAGGTTTGCTTTTTGGCCGGGTAAATTGTCGAGGAAACACGATGACAGGTTTCGTGAAAGTGAATAGGGAATTTGAAAATCTATAAAGTTTAAACAAAAGGACTTGTATCTATTCCATGTCTGAACCAATTAGTTTGCTGGCATATACAGTAAACGAGAGGGGAGGAATCCTGGATTTAGCTGCGGGTCCTTTTGATATTTCGTTTATTCTTCCAGTGTTACTTTCAGCATCCAATAGATAATATAAACTCCTAAATAAGCCCCTGAAATCAGAAAGAAAGGATTTAAAAACACAGCATGAATGTTTGTCATCATCACCGTTTTATCTTTAATAATCTGATAAACCGACAATGAAGTGATATTACCAAATACAAGAGCCGCTATAACAGCTGCCCAATTTAAAAAAGTCCGGAGTTTCTTCCAGCGCTTTTGAGCAAAATACATCAGTATGGGAAACACAATACTTCCAATTATCATGAGGACTTTCATACAACCATCCTTTAGCAGGTAATAACAAGAATAATAAGCACTTTGGTATTATTTCCTATCGAATGTGAATAATACGTTTAAAATCCTTTAGTGAAGGAGAATGAGTAAATGATTGACCTTGAAACACCACTTAAAGGGAAAAGAACGTATTTTCGCAATATCTTGAAACCATCCAAAAAGCTGGGTTATTGCCTTGGCGATTGCTG is a window of Virgibacillus ihumii DNA encoding:
- a CDS encoding transposase — translated: MKVLMIIGSIVFPILMYFAQKRWKKLRTFLNWAAVIAALVFGNITSLSVYQIIKDKTVMMTNIHAVFLNPFFLISGAYLGVYIIYWMLKVTLEE